The Mercurialis annua linkage group LG2, ddMerAnnu1.2, whole genome shotgun sequence genome contains a region encoding:
- the LOC126670493 gene encoding thaumatin-like protein, giving the protein MAFLLRSLLALLLSALFLLHISEVGSTTVTFYNKCTHPVWPGIQPSAGKPILARGGFKLPPNKSYPLKLPPLWSGRFWGRHGCAFDAAGRGHCATGDCGGALFCNGIGGSPPATLAEITLGNEQDFYDVSLVDGYNLAMSVTPFKGSGKCSYAGCVSDLNLMCPVGLQVRSKDKRSVVACKSACFAFNSPRYCCTGVFGNPQSCKPTAYSKIFKTACPKAYSYAYDDPTSISTCTHASYLVTFCPHQR; this is encoded by the exons ATGGCGTTTCTGCTCAGATCTTTGCTTGCTCTGCTGCTTTCAGCTCTCTTTTTGCTCCACATTTCAG AGGTCGGATCAACAACAGTAACATTCTACAACAAATGCACACACCCAGTATGGCCAGGGATTCAACCAAGTGCAGGAAAGCCGATTCTGGCTCGTGGGGGTTTTAAGCTCCCGCCCAACAAGTCTTACCCGCTGAAGCTCCCGCCGCTATGGTCAGGTCGCTTCTGGGGTCGTCACGGCTGTGCTTTCGACGCAGCTGGCCGCGGCCATTGCGCCACAGGAGACTGCGGGGGAGCCCTGTTTTGCAATGGCATTGGTGGCAGCCCACCCGCTACATTAGCAGAAATAACACTAGGCAACGAGCAAGATTTCTATGATGTTAGTCTTGTAGACGGGTATAATCTTGCAATGTCTGTGACTCCGTTTAAAGGATCAG GTAAGTGTAGCTATGCAGGCTGTGTTAGCGACTTGAACCTGATGTGTCCGGTCGGATTACAGGTTCGTTCGAAAGATAAAAGAAGTGTTGTGGCTTGTAAAAGTGCTTGTTTTGCGTTCAACTCTCCAAGATATTGCTGCACTGGAGTCTTTGGAAATCCTCAATCCTGCAAACCAACGGCCTATTCCAAGATTTTCAAGACGGCTTGTCCTAAAGCTTACTCTTATGCTTATGATGACCCGACTAGTATTTCTACTTGCACTCATGCTAGCTATTTGGTCACTTTCTGTCCTCATCAACGCTGA